The following are encoded together in the Flavihumibacter fluvii genome:
- a CDS encoding UDP-N-acetylmuramate--L-alanine ligase, whose protein sequence is MNSIDDFQRVFFIGVAGTGMSALAQYLKGVGKEVSGSDRYFKPGEFNDTRQKLEAEGILCFEQDGTGIHPTTDLVVVSTAVEETVPEVQKTRQLNIPIIKRSELLALIAKSKKTIAVGGTSGKSTTSAMLFDILQYAGMHPSIISGAGLVSIIREGKIGNAKCGLGDWLVIEADESDGSIVQYHPQVGLLLNIDKDHKEIDELMQVFATFRKNSQQFIVNRSHALATTLSQDINLDFCHHEHCTAGYVARDFKQDGLSIHFTINHVPFSLQVVGRHNMENALAAATVAAAIGVDLAVSAEALQQYEGIYRRHQVIGQKQGVWLIDDYAHNPAKCAASIEACQPIAPKVIAWFQPHGYGPTRFLRYDFVQEISHVLRPQDEIWMSEIFYAGGTATKDISANDLVEDIKQQGKNAYFVDNRNDLVASLRPHLTEDCVLLLMGARDPSLETFAAAVWKDL, encoded by the coding sequence ATGAACAGTATCGATGATTTTCAACGGGTTTTTTTTATAGGTGTTGCCGGAACCGGCATGAGTGCGCTGGCACAATACCTGAAAGGTGTTGGAAAAGAGGTAAGCGGGAGTGACCGCTATTTCAAACCCGGTGAATTCAATGATACCCGCCAGAAACTGGAAGCCGAAGGGATACTTTGTTTTGAACAGGACGGCACGGGTATCCATCCCACCACCGACCTTGTGGTGGTATCCACAGCTGTTGAAGAAACCGTACCGGAAGTGCAGAAAACCCGGCAGCTTAACATTCCCATCATCAAACGCAGCGAACTGCTGGCCCTGATCGCAAAAAGCAAAAAAACCATTGCCGTTGGCGGTACCTCGGGCAAATCCACCACCAGCGCCATGTTATTTGATATCCTGCAATATGCCGGTATGCACCCATCGATCATTAGTGGTGCCGGACTGGTGAGCATCATCCGGGAAGGAAAGATCGGGAATGCAAAATGCGGTCTGGGCGATTGGCTGGTGATTGAAGCCGATGAAAGTGATGGTTCGATTGTACAGTACCATCCGCAGGTTGGTTTGTTATTGAATATTGATAAGGACCATAAGGAAATTGATGAACTGATGCAGGTGTTCGCCACCTTCAGGAAAAACAGCCAGCAATTTATCGTGAACCGTTCGCATGCTTTGGCGACAACATTGTCGCAGGATATTAACCTTGATTTTTGCCACCACGAACATTGTACGGCCGGATATGTGGCCCGTGATTTTAAGCAGGATGGGTTGTCCATTCATTTCACCATCAACCATGTACCATTTTCCCTGCAGGTCGTGGGCCGGCATAATATGGAAAATGCACTTGCGGCTGCTACTGTGGCAGCAGCCATTGGGGTGGACCTGGCTGTGTCAGCCGAAGCCCTGCAACAGTATGAAGGCATCTATCGCCGCCACCAGGTAATCGGCCAAAAACAGGGTGTGTGGCTGATCGATGATTATGCCCATAATCCCGCTAAATGTGCCGCCAGCATTGAGGCCTGCCAGCCTATTGCGCCAAAGGTAATTGCCTGGTTCCAGCCCCATGGCTATGGCCCGACCCGGTTCCTGCGCTATGATTTCGTGCAGGAAATTTCCCATGTACTCCGTCCGCAGGATGAGATATGGATGAGCGAGATCTTTTATGCCGGCGGAACTGCGACCAAGGATATTTCTGCAAATGACCTGGTCGAAGACATAAAACAACAAGGTAAGAATGCCTATTTTGTAGACAACCGGAATGACCTGGTGGCCAGCTTACGGCCACACCTGACCGAAGATTGTGTGCTCCTGCTGATGGGTGCGCGCGATCCTTCCCTCGAAACCTTTGCAGCTGCTGTTTGGAAAGATTTGTAA
- the hutU gene encoding urocanate hydratase, translated as MPATTHRRYDALKYATPTGNTLSCKGWIQEAALRMLLNNLNPDVAERPDDLIVYGGRGKAARSFEALDLIIKALKDLENDESLLIQSGKPVGILKTHADAPRVLISNSQLVPQWATWEHFDELEKKGLMMYGQMTAGSWIYIGSQGIVQGTFETYAAVADKHFGGSLKGTLNVTAGLGGMGGAQPLSITMNEGVALIAEVEEWRIDKRIETRYLDIKMTNIDAAIDRALEAKKNGEHISIGVLCNAVHLLARLIERDIVPDTLTDQTSAHDPLIGYIPHTLTVAQANILRTEHPDQYIARSYESMHLHVGYMLTLQKMGAITFDYGNNIRARAREHGLVNAFDFPGFVPAYIRPLFCEGKGPFRWAALSGDPADIAVTDDLIAKMFPENKSLQRWLKLAKERIAFQGLPARICWLGQGEREKAGLAFNELVRTGKVKAPIVIGRDHLDTGSVASPNRETEAMLDGSDAVADWPILNALVNTAGGASWVSLHHGGGVGMGYSIHAGMVIVADGTMAAEARLARVLRNDPGMGVIRHADAGYDIAKDTARQHRLDINERLASK; from the coding sequence ATGCCTGCAACTACCCATCGCCGTTATGATGCCCTTAAATATGCCACACCAACCGGCAACACCCTATCCTGCAAAGGCTGGATCCAGGAAGCAGCCCTGCGCATGTTGCTGAACAACCTTAACCCGGATGTCGCCGAAAGGCCTGATGACCTGATCGTATATGGCGGCCGGGGAAAAGCTGCCCGGAGTTTTGAAGCACTGGACCTCATCATTAAGGCGCTGAAAGACCTGGAGAATGATGAATCTTTATTGATCCAGAGTGGTAAGCCGGTGGGCATTCTCAAAACACATGCAGACGCACCGCGCGTGCTGATCTCCAATTCGCAGCTGGTTCCCCAATGGGCCACCTGGGAACATTTTGATGAACTGGAAAAGAAAGGGCTGATGATGTATGGCCAGATGACTGCAGGATCCTGGATCTATATTGGCTCGCAGGGCATTGTGCAGGGCACTTTTGAAACATATGCCGCGGTAGCCGACAAACATTTTGGGGGCAGCCTGAAAGGTACATTGAATGTGACCGCCGGGTTAGGCGGTATGGGTGGTGCACAACCCTTATCCATCACCATGAATGAAGGGGTGGCCCTGATCGCTGAGGTGGAAGAATGGCGTATCGATAAGCGGATCGAAACCCGCTATCTCGATATCAAAATGACCAATATAGACGCGGCCATCGACCGCGCACTGGAAGCAAAGAAAAATGGTGAGCATATCAGCATCGGCGTATTGTGTAATGCGGTTCATTTATTAGCCCGTTTGATAGAAAGGGATATCGTGCCAGACACCTTAACCGACCAGACATCCGCACACGATCCGTTGATCGGGTATATTCCGCATACCTTAACTGTTGCGCAGGCCAATATATTAAGAACTGAACATCCTGACCAATATATCGCCCGGAGTTATGAAAGTATGCACCTGCATGTCGGGTATATGCTGACCCTGCAAAAAATGGGTGCCATCACGTTTGACTATGGCAATAATATCCGGGCCCGGGCCCGGGAACATGGACTGGTCAATGCATTTGATTTTCCCGGATTCGTCCCGGCGTACATCAGGCCATTATTTTGTGAAGGAAAAGGGCCGTTTCGGTGGGCTGCTTTAAGTGGTGACCCCGCGGATATTGCAGTGACCGATGACCTCATCGCCAAAATGTTCCCCGAAAACAAAAGCCTGCAACGCTGGCTGAAACTGGCGAAGGAACGCATTGCCTTCCAGGGATTGCCGGCCCGCATTTGCTGGCTGGGGCAGGGTGAACGGGAAAAAGCCGGACTCGCTTTCAATGAGCTGGTGCGAACCGGAAAAGTAAAAGCGCCCATCGTGATCGGCCGCGACCACCTCGATACCGGATCAGTAGCAAGTCCCAACCGCGAAACGGAAGCCATGCTGGATGGCAGTGATGCAGTTGCCGACTGGCCCATATTAAACGCGTTGGTGAATACAGCAGGTGGTGCATCATGGGTAAGCCTGCACCATGGTGGTGGCGTTGGCATGGGGTATAGTATCCATGCCGGCATGGTGATTGTTGCAGACGGAACGATGGCGGCAGAGGCAAGACTGGCAAGGGTTTTGCGCAATGACCCGGGTATGGGTGTTATCCGGCATGCTGATGCAGGTTATGATATTGCAAAAGACACCGCAAGGCAGCATCGGTTAGACATCAATGAAAGACTGGCATCAAAATAA